In one Chroicocephalus ridibundus chromosome Z, bChrRid1.1, whole genome shotgun sequence genomic region, the following are encoded:
- the SLC26A1 gene encoding sulfate anion transporter 1 isoform X2 yields MWGQDQQRREEACRLTENPLLNSGRSTTCSKESRAPEELCYCVLIRNLWWYYCSYFVLLEHTHQVNTGTMERPLEAIRMENNTSSCFLMERKTHAKINRKEVMLAKLRKSCSCTPKKLKNFVMDFFPVLRWLPKYHCKEYIWGDVMSGLVIGIILVPQAIAYSLLAGLKPIYSLYTSFFANIIYFLMGTSRHVSVGIFSLISLMVGQVVDRELLLAGFDLNDDAPPALGDGSLQNDSQTNTTAFNLTIAGMNAECGKECYAIGIATALTFVAGVYQVLMGIFRLGFVSMYLSESVLDGFATGASLTILTAQVKYLIGIKIPRSQGHGMLVITWINIFRNISQANLCDVITSAICIVVLVTAKELGDRYKHKLKFPLPTELVVIVVATLVSHYGKLNEVYASSVSGAIPTGFIPPKVPHFNLMLRVAVDALPLAIVSFVFTVSLSEMCAKKYAYTIRANQEMFAVGFCNIIPSFFHSFATSAALAKTLVKTSTGCQTQVSGVISAMVVLLVLLFLAPLFYSLQKCVLACIIIVSLRGALRKFRDVPARYHVNKVDTLVWVVTMSASALISTEIGLLVGIVFSMLCIIVRTQRPRTALLGQIQNTSFYEDDLEYENLSSVPKVKIFRFEAPLYYANRNYFLKSLYRLTNLDPNLEAARRKKYEKKEKQHLKKGDHTTANGLGVGETTLQLVPKQIDFQALVVDCSSISFLDTTGVNTLKEILKDYKDLNISVLLACCNPSVIDSLKRGGYFGKDFGSIQEMLFYSIHNAVQFAKDQKLSADCSI; encoded by the exons ATGTGGGGACAGGATcaacaaagaagagaagaagcGTGCAGGCTGACTGAAAACCCCCTGCTCAACTCAGGAAGGAGCACCACTTGCTCCAAAG AAAGCCGTGCTCCTGAGGAACTGTGCTACTGTGTGCTGATAAGAAATCTGTGGTGGTATTACTGCAGCTACTTTGTGCTTTTG GAACACACACATCAAGTAAACACTGGGACAATGGAAAGACCACTTGAGGCTATCAGGATGGAAAATAACACTTCTTCCTGCTTTCTCATGGAAAGAAAGACTCATGCCAAAATTAACAGGAAAGAAGTCATGCTAGCTAAgctgaggaaaagctgctcctgtACCCCAAAGAAGCTGAAGAACTTTGTCATGGACTTCTTTCCTGTTTTACGATGGCTCCCTAAGTACCATTGCAAAGAGTACATCTGGGGGGACGTTATGTCTGGGTTAGTGATTGGGATCATTTTGGTGCCCCAAGCAATTGCTTACTCACTGCTGGCAGGTCTGAAGCCCATTTATAGTCTTTACACATCATTCTTCGCCAACATCATCTATTTCTTAATGGGCACATCCCGTCATGTCTCGGTTGGCATTTTCAGCCTGATAAGCTTAATGGTAGGACAAGTTGTGGACCGAGAACTTCTCTTGGCTGGGTTTGACTTGAATGATGATGCTCCACCAGCCTTAGGTGATGGCTCTCTGCAGAATGACAGTCAGACCAACACAACTGCCTTCAACCTTACAATTGCAGGGATGAATGCTGAGTGTGGGAAAGAATGCTATGCTATTGGCATTGCTACAGCCTTGACATTTGTGGCTGGAGTGTACCAG GTTCTAATGGGAATCTTTCGTCTGGGTTTCGTATCTATGTACCTATCTGAGTCTGTACTAGATGGCTTTGCAACTGGTGCTTCCTTAACCATTTTAACAGCTCAAGTGAAGTATCTGATTGGAATAAAAATCCCACGTAGCCAAGGGCATGGGATGCTTGTTATTACCTGGATTAACATTTTCCGGAACATTTCTCAGGCTAACCTTTGTGATGTCATCACAAGTGCCATTTGTATCGTGGTGCTGGTCACTGCTAAGGAACTGGGAGATCGGTATAAGCATAAGTTGAAATTTCCTCTTCCCACAGAGCTGGTAGTTATTGTTGTGGCAACACTGGTTTCACACTATGGGAAGTTAAATGAAGTGTATGCATCCAGTGTTTCTGGAGCTATTCCAACAGGATTTATTCCCCCCAAGGTACCACATTTCAACTTAATGCTCCGAGTTGCTGTAGATGCTTTGCCTCTTGCCATAGTCAGCTTTGTCTTTACTGTATCCCTTTCTGAAATGTGTGCAAAGAAATACGCTTACACCATCCGAGCCAATCAGGAAATGTTTGCTGTGGGGTTCTGCAACATCATTCCATCTTTCTTCCACTCTTTTGCAACCAGTGCAGCTCTGGCAAAAACACTCGTCAAAACATCTACAGGCTGCCAGACTCAAGTCTCTGGAGTAATTAGTGCAATGGTGGTTTTGCTGGTGCTGCTCTTCTTGGCACCTCTCTTCTACTCCTTGCAGAAGTGTGTCCTGGCTTGTATCATCATTGTCAGCCTCCGAGGAGCCCTGAGGAAGTTCCGAGATGTGCCAGCACGGTACCACGTGAATAAGGTGGACACACTTGTTTGGGTCGTTACCATGTCTGCCTCTGCCTTGATCAGCACAGAAATAGGGCTGTTGGTTGGCATTGTTTTCTCCATGTTATGCATCATAGTTCGGACACAGCGGCCACGGACAGCCCTGCTCGGTCAGATCCAAAACACCAGCTTTTATGAGGACGACTTAGAATATGAAAATCTCTCGTCAGTTCCAAAGGTCAAAATATTCCGTTTTGAGGCCCCACTTTACTATGCAAATAGAAACTATTTCCTGAAGTCTCTGTACAGGTTGACTAACTTGGATCCTAACCTAGAAGCTGCTAGACGGAAGAAATATgagaagaaggagaagcagcatctGAAAAAGGGAGATCACACAACTGCTAATGGACTGGGTGTTGGAGAAACTACTCTGCAGCTAGTTCCTAAGCAAATTGATTTCCAAGCCCTTGTTGTAGATTGCTCTTCCATCTCATTTTTGGACACCACTGGAGTTAATACTCTAAAGGAAATCCTGAAAGACTACAAGgacttaaatatttctgttctcctGGCTTGCTGCAATCCCTCAGTGATAGACTCTCTGAAAAGAGGAGGTTACTTTGGGAAAGATTTTGGGAGTATACAGGAAATGCTGTTCTACAGCATACACAACGCTGTGCAGTTTGCAAAAGACCAAAAGCTTTCAGCAGATTGCTCAATTTAA
- the IDUA gene encoding alpha-L-iduronidase isoform X2 — protein sequence MNGKLRYNFTALDNLMDRLWENKLIPGFELMGNPSGYFLDFENKEQVVRWRNLIKLLASRYIDRYGLQHVAKWNFETWNEPDHHNFDNVSMTVKGFLNYYDACSEGLRAASPLLKFGGPGDSFHPLPKSPICWSLLGHCYNGTNFFTGETGVRLDYISLHKKGGGSSLYILQQEVEAVGQIQKLFPNFASVPIYNDEADPMVGWSVPQLWRADVTYAAMVVKVITQHQNLLISKANNTINYTLLSNDNAFLSYYPHYFTQRTLTARFQMNNTKPPHVQMVRKPVLTVMGLLALLGEKQIYAEVKSSEGESVQNSTIGVLASVHTPSEMQRSDSWQATVLMYSSEDNRTSSNISTVTVNATHFPKLRELVYVTYYLDNNKTNPYLKWKKLGSPDFPSPQQFQQIRDAEDPVTTGPFPFPEGGILTLKQDFPVPSVFLIHICARPRSVPDQVTGVRLIPLTKGQVIVLWDDGCVNSKCIKTFEVEFSLDGKAYQRINAKDTIFTLWVYSPGSSVSGFYRVRAMDYWGKAGLSSLPVEYVEAFK from the exons ATGAATGGGAAACTTCGCTACAATTTTACTGCCTTGGATAACCTTATGGATCGCCTGTGGGAAAATAAGCTAATCCCAG GATTTGAATTGATGGGGAATCCATCAGGAtattttttagattttgaaaataaagaacaggTAGTAAGATGGagaaacttaattaaacttctggcCAGCAGATACATAG ATAGGTATGGATTGCAGCATGTTGCTAAATGGAATTTTGAAACATGGAATGAACCAGACCACCACAACTTTGACAACGTGTCTATGACAGTGAAAG GGTTTCTCAACTATTATGATGCTTGCTCAGAAGGATTAAGAGCAGCCAGTCCTCTACTAAAATTTGGAGGGCCTGGGGATTCCTTCCACCCTTTACCCAAGTCACCCATATGCTGGAGTCTGCTGGGTCATTGCTACAATGGAACCAACTTCTTCACAGGAGAGACTGGTGTAAGGCTGGATTACATCTCTCTCCATAAGAAG GGAGGTGGCAGTTCTCTCTACATCTTGCAACAAGAAGTAGAAGCAGTTGGACAAATTCAGAAGCTGTTTCCAAATTTTGCTTCTGTTCCCATATACAACGATGAAGCAGATCCAATGGTTGGATGGTCTGTTCCACAGCTGTGGCGAGCTGATGTGACCTATGCAGCTATGGTTGTAAAG GTAATCACCCAGCATCAAAACCTGCTCATTTCCAAAGCCAACAACACCATCAACTACACACTGCTGAGTAATGACAATGCCTTCTTGAGCTACTACCCCCATTACTTCACACAGCGGACTCTGACAGCACGTTTTCAGATGAACAATACAAAGCCACCCCATGTCCAGATGGTGCGAAAACCAGTGCTGACTGTCATGGGCTTGCTGGCATTGCTAG gagaaaagcagatttaTGCAGAAGTGAAGAGCAGTGAAGGCGAAAGCGTTCAAAACAGCACAATTGGTGTCCTGGCATCTGTGCACACCCCAAGTGAGATGCAGCGCTCAGACAGTTGGCAAGCTACTGTACTGATGTATTCAAGTGAGGATAACAGGACTTCATCCAACATCAGCACTGTCACAGTGAATGCCACCCACTTCCCCAAACTCAGAG AGCTGGTGTATGTGACATACTACCTGGATAACAACAAAACCAATCCCTACCTGAAGTGGAAAAAGCTAGGAAGCCCTGATTTTCCTTCCCCACAACAGTTCCAACAAATAAGGGATGCTGAG GACCCCGTGACAACAGGCCCATTCCCGTTTCCTGAAGGTGGCATTCTGACACTGAAGCAAGACTTTCCCGTTCCCTCAGTCTTTCTTATCCACATCTGTGCAAGACCCAGATCTGTTCCTGATCAA GTGACTGGTGTTCGTTTGATCCCTCTCACAAAAGGGCAGGTCATTGTGTTGTGGGACGATGGCTGTGTAAATTCAAA ATGTATAAAGACATTTGAAGTGGAGTTCTCACTAGATGGAAAAGCATACCAGCGTATTAATGCCAAAGACACAATATTCACTCTTTGGGTCTACAGTCCAG GAAGCTCAGTCTCCGGCTTTTACAGAGTGCGTGCCATGGACTACTGGGGGAAGGCAGGCCTGTCCTCTCTTCCTGTGGAGTATGTTGAAGCTTTCAAGTGA
- the SLC26A1 gene encoding sulfate anion transporter 1 isoform X3, which produces MAAAESRAPEELCYCVLIRNLWWYYCSYFVLLEHTHQVNTGTMERPLEAIRMENNTSSCFLMERKTHAKINRKEVMLAKLRKSCSCTPKKLKNFVMDFFPVLRWLPKYHCKEYIWGDVMSGLVIGIILVPQAIAYSLLAGLKPIYSLYTSFFANIIYFLMGTSRHVSVGIFSLISLMVGQVVDRELLLAGFDLNDDAPPALGDGSLQNDSQTNTTAFNLTIAGMNAECGKECYAIGIATALTFVAGVYQVLMGIFRLGFVSMYLSESVLDGFATGASLTILTAQVKYLIGIKIPRSQGHGMLVITWINIFRNISQANLCDVITSAICIVVLVTAKELGDRYKHKLKFPLPTELVVIVVATLVSHYGKLNEVYASSVSGAIPTGFIPPKVPHFNLMLRVAVDALPLAIVSFVFTVSLSEMCAKKYAYTIRANQEMFAVGFCNIIPSFFHSFATSAALAKTLVKTSTGCQTQVSGVISAMVVLLVLLFLAPLFYSLQKCVLACIIIVSLRGALRKFRDVPARYHVNKVDTLVWVVTMSASALISTEIGLLVGIVFSMLCIIVRTQRPRTALLGQIQNTSFYEDDLEYENLSSVPKVKIFRFEAPLYYANRNYFLKSLYRLTNLDPNLEAARRKKYEKKEKQHLKKGDHTTANGLGVGETTLQLVPKQIDFQALVVDCSSISFLDTTGVNTLKEILKDYKDLNISVLLACCNPSVIDSLKRGGYFGKDFGSIQEMLFYSIHNAVQFAKDQKLSADCSI; this is translated from the exons ATGGCAGCTGCAG AAAGCCGTGCTCCTGAGGAACTGTGCTACTGTGTGCTGATAAGAAATCTGTGGTGGTATTACTGCAGCTACTTTGTGCTTTTG GAACACACACATCAAGTAAACACTGGGACAATGGAAAGACCACTTGAGGCTATCAGGATGGAAAATAACACTTCTTCCTGCTTTCTCATGGAAAGAAAGACTCATGCCAAAATTAACAGGAAAGAAGTCATGCTAGCTAAgctgaggaaaagctgctcctgtACCCCAAAGAAGCTGAAGAACTTTGTCATGGACTTCTTTCCTGTTTTACGATGGCTCCCTAAGTACCATTGCAAAGAGTACATCTGGGGGGACGTTATGTCTGGGTTAGTGATTGGGATCATTTTGGTGCCCCAAGCAATTGCTTACTCACTGCTGGCAGGTCTGAAGCCCATTTATAGTCTTTACACATCATTCTTCGCCAACATCATCTATTTCTTAATGGGCACATCCCGTCATGTCTCGGTTGGCATTTTCAGCCTGATAAGCTTAATGGTAGGACAAGTTGTGGACCGAGAACTTCTCTTGGCTGGGTTTGACTTGAATGATGATGCTCCACCAGCCTTAGGTGATGGCTCTCTGCAGAATGACAGTCAGACCAACACAACTGCCTTCAACCTTACAATTGCAGGGATGAATGCTGAGTGTGGGAAAGAATGCTATGCTATTGGCATTGCTACAGCCTTGACATTTGTGGCTGGAGTGTACCAG GTTCTAATGGGAATCTTTCGTCTGGGTTTCGTATCTATGTACCTATCTGAGTCTGTACTAGATGGCTTTGCAACTGGTGCTTCCTTAACCATTTTAACAGCTCAAGTGAAGTATCTGATTGGAATAAAAATCCCACGTAGCCAAGGGCATGGGATGCTTGTTATTACCTGGATTAACATTTTCCGGAACATTTCTCAGGCTAACCTTTGTGATGTCATCACAAGTGCCATTTGTATCGTGGTGCTGGTCACTGCTAAGGAACTGGGAGATCGGTATAAGCATAAGTTGAAATTTCCTCTTCCCACAGAGCTGGTAGTTATTGTTGTGGCAACACTGGTTTCACACTATGGGAAGTTAAATGAAGTGTATGCATCCAGTGTTTCTGGAGCTATTCCAACAGGATTTATTCCCCCCAAGGTACCACATTTCAACTTAATGCTCCGAGTTGCTGTAGATGCTTTGCCTCTTGCCATAGTCAGCTTTGTCTTTACTGTATCCCTTTCTGAAATGTGTGCAAAGAAATACGCTTACACCATCCGAGCCAATCAGGAAATGTTTGCTGTGGGGTTCTGCAACATCATTCCATCTTTCTTCCACTCTTTTGCAACCAGTGCAGCTCTGGCAAAAACACTCGTCAAAACATCTACAGGCTGCCAGACTCAAGTCTCTGGAGTAATTAGTGCAATGGTGGTTTTGCTGGTGCTGCTCTTCTTGGCACCTCTCTTCTACTCCTTGCAGAAGTGTGTCCTGGCTTGTATCATCATTGTCAGCCTCCGAGGAGCCCTGAGGAAGTTCCGAGATGTGCCAGCACGGTACCACGTGAATAAGGTGGACACACTTGTTTGGGTCGTTACCATGTCTGCCTCTGCCTTGATCAGCACAGAAATAGGGCTGTTGGTTGGCATTGTTTTCTCCATGTTATGCATCATAGTTCGGACACAGCGGCCACGGACAGCCCTGCTCGGTCAGATCCAAAACACCAGCTTTTATGAGGACGACTTAGAATATGAAAATCTCTCGTCAGTTCCAAAGGTCAAAATATTCCGTTTTGAGGCCCCACTTTACTATGCAAATAGAAACTATTTCCTGAAGTCTCTGTACAGGTTGACTAACTTGGATCCTAACCTAGAAGCTGCTAGACGGAAGAAATATgagaagaaggagaagcagcatctGAAAAAGGGAGATCACACAACTGCTAATGGACTGGGTGTTGGAGAAACTACTCTGCAGCTAGTTCCTAAGCAAATTGATTTCCAAGCCCTTGTTGTAGATTGCTCTTCCATCTCATTTTTGGACACCACTGGAGTTAATACTCTAAAGGAAATCCTGAAAGACTACAAGgacttaaatatttctgttctcctGGCTTGCTGCAATCCCTCAGTGATAGACTCTCTGAAAAGAGGAGGTTACTTTGGGAAAGATTTTGGGAGTATACAGGAAATGCTGTTCTACAGCATACACAACGCTGTGCAGTTTGCAAAAGACCAAAAGCTTTCAGCAGATTGCTCAATTTAA
- the SLC26A1 gene encoding sulfate anion transporter 1 isoform X4 encodes MERPLEAIRMENNTSSCFLMERKTHAKINRKEVMLAKLRKSCSCTPKKLKNFVMDFFPVLRWLPKYHCKEYIWGDVMSGLVIGIILVPQAIAYSLLAGLKPIYSLYTSFFANIIYFLMGTSRHVSVGIFSLISLMVGQVVDRELLLAGFDLNDDAPPALGDGSLQNDSQTNTTAFNLTIAGMNAECGKECYAIGIATALTFVAGVYQVLMGIFRLGFVSMYLSESVLDGFATGASLTILTAQVKYLIGIKIPRSQGHGMLVITWINIFRNISQANLCDVITSAICIVVLVTAKELGDRYKHKLKFPLPTELVVIVVATLVSHYGKLNEVYASSVSGAIPTGFIPPKVPHFNLMLRVAVDALPLAIVSFVFTVSLSEMCAKKYAYTIRANQEMFAVGFCNIIPSFFHSFATSAALAKTLVKTSTGCQTQVSGVISAMVVLLVLLFLAPLFYSLQKCVLACIIIVSLRGALRKFRDVPARYHVNKVDTLVWVVTMSASALISTEIGLLVGIVFSMLCIIVRTQRPRTALLGQIQNTSFYEDDLEYENLSSVPKVKIFRFEAPLYYANRNYFLKSLYRLTNLDPNLEAARRKKYEKKEKQHLKKGDHTTANGLGVGETTLQLVPKQIDFQALVVDCSSISFLDTTGVNTLKEILKDYKDLNISVLLACCNPSVIDSLKRGGYFGKDFGSIQEMLFYSIHNAVQFAKDQKLSADCSI; translated from the exons ATGGAAAGACCACTTGAGGCTATCAGGATGGAAAATAACACTTCTTCCTGCTTTCTCATGGAAAGAAAGACTCATGCCAAAATTAACAGGAAAGAAGTCATGCTAGCTAAgctgaggaaaagctgctcctgtACCCCAAAGAAGCTGAAGAACTTTGTCATGGACTTCTTTCCTGTTTTACGATGGCTCCCTAAGTACCATTGCAAAGAGTACATCTGGGGGGACGTTATGTCTGGGTTAGTGATTGGGATCATTTTGGTGCCCCAAGCAATTGCTTACTCACTGCTGGCAGGTCTGAAGCCCATTTATAGTCTTTACACATCATTCTTCGCCAACATCATCTATTTCTTAATGGGCACATCCCGTCATGTCTCGGTTGGCATTTTCAGCCTGATAAGCTTAATGGTAGGACAAGTTGTGGACCGAGAACTTCTCTTGGCTGGGTTTGACTTGAATGATGATGCTCCACCAGCCTTAGGTGATGGCTCTCTGCAGAATGACAGTCAGACCAACACAACTGCCTTCAACCTTACAATTGCAGGGATGAATGCTGAGTGTGGGAAAGAATGCTATGCTATTGGCATTGCTACAGCCTTGACATTTGTGGCTGGAGTGTACCAG GTTCTAATGGGAATCTTTCGTCTGGGTTTCGTATCTATGTACCTATCTGAGTCTGTACTAGATGGCTTTGCAACTGGTGCTTCCTTAACCATTTTAACAGCTCAAGTGAAGTATCTGATTGGAATAAAAATCCCACGTAGCCAAGGGCATGGGATGCTTGTTATTACCTGGATTAACATTTTCCGGAACATTTCTCAGGCTAACCTTTGTGATGTCATCACAAGTGCCATTTGTATCGTGGTGCTGGTCACTGCTAAGGAACTGGGAGATCGGTATAAGCATAAGTTGAAATTTCCTCTTCCCACAGAGCTGGTAGTTATTGTTGTGGCAACACTGGTTTCACACTATGGGAAGTTAAATGAAGTGTATGCATCCAGTGTTTCTGGAGCTATTCCAACAGGATTTATTCCCCCCAAGGTACCACATTTCAACTTAATGCTCCGAGTTGCTGTAGATGCTTTGCCTCTTGCCATAGTCAGCTTTGTCTTTACTGTATCCCTTTCTGAAATGTGTGCAAAGAAATACGCTTACACCATCCGAGCCAATCAGGAAATGTTTGCTGTGGGGTTCTGCAACATCATTCCATCTTTCTTCCACTCTTTTGCAACCAGTGCAGCTCTGGCAAAAACACTCGTCAAAACATCTACAGGCTGCCAGACTCAAGTCTCTGGAGTAATTAGTGCAATGGTGGTTTTGCTGGTGCTGCTCTTCTTGGCACCTCTCTTCTACTCCTTGCAGAAGTGTGTCCTGGCTTGTATCATCATTGTCAGCCTCCGAGGAGCCCTGAGGAAGTTCCGAGATGTGCCAGCACGGTACCACGTGAATAAGGTGGACACACTTGTTTGGGTCGTTACCATGTCTGCCTCTGCCTTGATCAGCACAGAAATAGGGCTGTTGGTTGGCATTGTTTTCTCCATGTTATGCATCATAGTTCGGACACAGCGGCCACGGACAGCCCTGCTCGGTCAGATCCAAAACACCAGCTTTTATGAGGACGACTTAGAATATGAAAATCTCTCGTCAGTTCCAAAGGTCAAAATATTCCGTTTTGAGGCCCCACTTTACTATGCAAATAGAAACTATTTCCTGAAGTCTCTGTACAGGTTGACTAACTTGGATCCTAACCTAGAAGCTGCTAGACGGAAGAAATATgagaagaaggagaagcagcatctGAAAAAGGGAGATCACACAACTGCTAATGGACTGGGTGTTGGAGAAACTACTCTGCAGCTAGTTCCTAAGCAAATTGATTTCCAAGCCCTTGTTGTAGATTGCTCTTCCATCTCATTTTTGGACACCACTGGAGTTAATACTCTAAAGGAAATCCTGAAAGACTACAAGgacttaaatatttctgttctcctGGCTTGCTGCAATCCCTCAGTGATAGACTCTCTGAAAAGAGGAGGTTACTTTGGGAAAGATTTTGGGAGTATACAGGAAATGCTGTTCTACAGCATACACAACGCTGTGCAGTTTGCAAAAGACCAAAAGCTTTCAGCAGATTGCTCAATTTAA
- the SLC26A1 gene encoding sulfate anion transporter 1 isoform X1, which produces MWGQDQQRREEACRLTENPLLNSGRSTTCSKACFCEHSLSPSFSNERAVCGGKREKGRQSINSFLCRESRAPEELCYCVLIRNLWWYYCSYFVLLEHTHQVNTGTMERPLEAIRMENNTSSCFLMERKTHAKINRKEVMLAKLRKSCSCTPKKLKNFVMDFFPVLRWLPKYHCKEYIWGDVMSGLVIGIILVPQAIAYSLLAGLKPIYSLYTSFFANIIYFLMGTSRHVSVGIFSLISLMVGQVVDRELLLAGFDLNDDAPPALGDGSLQNDSQTNTTAFNLTIAGMNAECGKECYAIGIATALTFVAGVYQVLMGIFRLGFVSMYLSESVLDGFATGASLTILTAQVKYLIGIKIPRSQGHGMLVITWINIFRNISQANLCDVITSAICIVVLVTAKELGDRYKHKLKFPLPTELVVIVVATLVSHYGKLNEVYASSVSGAIPTGFIPPKVPHFNLMLRVAVDALPLAIVSFVFTVSLSEMCAKKYAYTIRANQEMFAVGFCNIIPSFFHSFATSAALAKTLVKTSTGCQTQVSGVISAMVVLLVLLFLAPLFYSLQKCVLACIIIVSLRGALRKFRDVPARYHVNKVDTLVWVVTMSASALISTEIGLLVGIVFSMLCIIVRTQRPRTALLGQIQNTSFYEDDLEYENLSSVPKVKIFRFEAPLYYANRNYFLKSLYRLTNLDPNLEAARRKKYEKKEKQHLKKGDHTTANGLGVGETTLQLVPKQIDFQALVVDCSSISFLDTTGVNTLKEILKDYKDLNISVLLACCNPSVIDSLKRGGYFGKDFGSIQEMLFYSIHNAVQFAKDQKLSADCSI; this is translated from the exons ATGTGGGGACAGGATcaacaaagaagagaagaagcGTGCAGGCTGACTGAAAACCCCCTGCTCAACTCAGGAAGGAGCACCACTTGCTCCAAAG CCTGCTTTTGTGAGCACAGTCTCAGTCCTTCTTTCAGCAATGAGCGTGCtgtgtgtggggggaagagagagaaaggcagacAAAGCATCAACAGCTTCCTGTGCCGAG AAAGCCGTGCTCCTGAGGAACTGTGCTACTGTGTGCTGATAAGAAATCTGTGGTGGTATTACTGCAGCTACTTTGTGCTTTTG GAACACACACATCAAGTAAACACTGGGACAATGGAAAGACCACTTGAGGCTATCAGGATGGAAAATAACACTTCTTCCTGCTTTCTCATGGAAAGAAAGACTCATGCCAAAATTAACAGGAAAGAAGTCATGCTAGCTAAgctgaggaaaagctgctcctgtACCCCAAAGAAGCTGAAGAACTTTGTCATGGACTTCTTTCCTGTTTTACGATGGCTCCCTAAGTACCATTGCAAAGAGTACATCTGGGGGGACGTTATGTCTGGGTTAGTGATTGGGATCATTTTGGTGCCCCAAGCAATTGCTTACTCACTGCTGGCAGGTCTGAAGCCCATTTATAGTCTTTACACATCATTCTTCGCCAACATCATCTATTTCTTAATGGGCACATCCCGTCATGTCTCGGTTGGCATTTTCAGCCTGATAAGCTTAATGGTAGGACAAGTTGTGGACCGAGAACTTCTCTTGGCTGGGTTTGACTTGAATGATGATGCTCCACCAGCCTTAGGTGATGGCTCTCTGCAGAATGACAGTCAGACCAACACAACTGCCTTCAACCTTACAATTGCAGGGATGAATGCTGAGTGTGGGAAAGAATGCTATGCTATTGGCATTGCTACAGCCTTGACATTTGTGGCTGGAGTGTACCAG GTTCTAATGGGAATCTTTCGTCTGGGTTTCGTATCTATGTACCTATCTGAGTCTGTACTAGATGGCTTTGCAACTGGTGCTTCCTTAACCATTTTAACAGCTCAAGTGAAGTATCTGATTGGAATAAAAATCCCACGTAGCCAAGGGCATGGGATGCTTGTTATTACCTGGATTAACATTTTCCGGAACATTTCTCAGGCTAACCTTTGTGATGTCATCACAAGTGCCATTTGTATCGTGGTGCTGGTCACTGCTAAGGAACTGGGAGATCGGTATAAGCATAAGTTGAAATTTCCTCTTCCCACAGAGCTGGTAGTTATTGTTGTGGCAACACTGGTTTCACACTATGGGAAGTTAAATGAAGTGTATGCATCCAGTGTTTCTGGAGCTATTCCAACAGGATTTATTCCCCCCAAGGTACCACATTTCAACTTAATGCTCCGAGTTGCTGTAGATGCTTTGCCTCTTGCCATAGTCAGCTTTGTCTTTACTGTATCCCTTTCTGAAATGTGTGCAAAGAAATACGCTTACACCATCCGAGCCAATCAGGAAATGTTTGCTGTGGGGTTCTGCAACATCATTCCATCTTTCTTCCACTCTTTTGCAACCAGTGCAGCTCTGGCAAAAACACTCGTCAAAACATCTACAGGCTGCCAGACTCAAGTCTCTGGAGTAATTAGTGCAATGGTGGTTTTGCTGGTGCTGCTCTTCTTGGCACCTCTCTTCTACTCCTTGCAGAAGTGTGTCCTGGCTTGTATCATCATTGTCAGCCTCCGAGGAGCCCTGAGGAAGTTCCGAGATGTGCCAGCACGGTACCACGTGAATAAGGTGGACACACTTGTTTGGGTCGTTACCATGTCTGCCTCTGCCTTGATCAGCACAGAAATAGGGCTGTTGGTTGGCATTGTTTTCTCCATGTTATGCATCATAGTTCGGACACAGCGGCCACGGACAGCCCTGCTCGGTCAGATCCAAAACACCAGCTTTTATGAGGACGACTTAGAATATGAAAATCTCTCGTCAGTTCCAAAGGTCAAAATATTCCGTTTTGAGGCCCCACTTTACTATGCAAATAGAAACTATTTCCTGAAGTCTCTGTACAGGTTGACTAACTTGGATCCTAACCTAGAAGCTGCTAGACGGAAGAAATATgagaagaaggagaagcagcatctGAAAAAGGGAGATCACACAACTGCTAATGGACTGGGTGTTGGAGAAACTACTCTGCAGCTAGTTCCTAAGCAAATTGATTTCCAAGCCCTTGTTGTAGATTGCTCTTCCATCTCATTTTTGGACACCACTGGAGTTAATACTCTAAAGGAAATCCTGAAAGACTACAAGgacttaaatatttctgttctcctGGCTTGCTGCAATCCCTCAGTGATAGACTCTCTGAAAAGAGGAGGTTACTTTGGGAAAGATTTTGGGAGTATACAGGAAATGCTGTTCTACAGCATACACAACGCTGTGCAGTTTGCAAAAGACCAAAAGCTTTCAGCAGATTGCTCAATTTAA